In the genome of Osmerus mordax isolate fOsmMor3 chromosome 10, fOsmMor3.pri, whole genome shotgun sequence, the window CTAATCTCAACACATCAACGTCACGTCTTTAGAGACTAAAAGCACGCAGAGAATAGGCTAGAGTCCAATTCAACATAATTAAATCTATCACAAATCAAAAATAATCTTAAAATCACAACACTTACCAATCGTCAGGTCTGACAATCTTTGACATGTTGAAATCGTCTTAATAATCCTTTTGTGTCAAACTGTGAGGACGCAAGAGAACTACAGACTGATCTACAAGGCCTTGCACTATTTTTAGGATGGCTGATATCAGCTGCTAGGGGTACATACCACTCTCAGCCCCCTTCCTCTTTATAGGCAGGGCTGTCTATGGAACTCTCGGGAAAACGGaggcattttctgtttctacccCACTACCCCACTACCTCAACCAGCTCCACCTCCTGTGACCTTAAGGGTGGGGGGTAAGGAGATACCAGAAAGATAACAGCTGCCACATATACTGAAGAGAAGGCCAACTAATTTTTTTGGTTCATTTATCATACTCCATATCTCTTGCATGATATAGCTGAAGAATCAACATCAAATGTAATTCAGTGTTTAAGGGTAGTTTGATTCGGAATTTTGGAAATATTTTGTCGTTGTATCTAACTGCACATGCACTTAATGCATCaacataatataatacaatTTAGTCTGGATACAACTGGTTTATTTGACTCCAATATGCATGATTAATGTATAAACGtattttcccctctccccttcataTATCTCAGTGATCCCTTCATCCAACTAAATTATTATGACACGATCCTTGTTTCACGACACCCAGTGGTGAATGTCTTACACTACAACACACCTACCAATTTTCAAGTCTCCGGAAGTGCTAGGCTATCTGTGTGGAAAATGTGGCGCGAGACGTAGCACAGCAGATATTGTGTGTACTTACAAACTTTTAAAGGAAAAAAACGAATCTAAACCTGTTCTTTCCATATAAGTTCTAAGGATTGGCGCTCGACCCTGCTTAATGAGAGAAAGGGCATAGGAACTTGCCTTCCTCAAGGGAAAAATGCCCCGTAGACGACAGGTAAGAAAATGTAGGTCGCAGCCTAGTCGACTAGCTGCCTAGCTAGGAAGCTAACAAGGCTAAATTCACAGGCTAAGCTGGTAACGCTAGCACTGTACTCTATTGCTAATGCTAAAGCTAATACTACGTTGTCGTTCTTAAGAGTGGTTCGTTATTGACAGCTAACGTTATGTGAAATATCTCGGTGACTGAATGTTGCCGAGACATTACTTGTACTGTAGGAGCTGCTGTAGTATAAGTATTAAGATTAAATTTAATCATAAAACACTGTAACGTTACTTGCGGGCGTTTGCTAGATAGATTAGCTAGCGAGAGACAGCTGGGAATGTGCTCTGTTGTTTTTAGCTacattagctagctacattAGAATGCCATATACCATTCTGTCATTCGACACTACTCTAGCAAATTTGCTATCTTTCCAATCAGTCAGAAGCTAGCACATCACTAGCTCACTGTTACTTTGACTGCAGTCTGTGTAATGCATAAGGTGGAATGATTTTATCACGTTCTTCTAGCAGAGGCATGTGGGGAGCGGCTCAGATGGCACCGAAGACTCGGACTCGTCTgctgagagagagcagaccaACAGCTCTGAGAGCGATGGAAACATGCCCAAAAGAACACGCCTTACAAGAGCATCACTACGCCTCAGCCAAAGTTCCCAAGGTATAGCTGCCAACATACCCTTTACTAATGACCACAATATATAACAAGAATAGTTGTCTCGGCTAATGGTTAATCCAATTGACTTCTTGTTCTCGCCTCCCTCCTGTCCATGTAGATACCCCAGACCTGAAGCGATCAGGTGACCATGACGAGTCTCCTCCGTTGACCCCTACAGGCAACGCGCCATCGTCAGAGTCCGAGCTGGACATCTCCAGCCCCAACGCCTCTCACGATGAGAGCCAGTCGAAGGACCCGGCCCACAGAGACTCCGACAAGGACCTTTCTCACCGGCCCAAACGCAGGCGTTGCCACGAGACCTACAATTTCAACATGAAGTGTCCCACCCCAGGATGCAACTCCCTGGGTAACCAGAATAATGTCTACTTGCGTGGCTAGTCTAGACACAAGCttatttgggagtcaggtggctgagcggtgagggaatcgggctagtaatccgaaggttgccagttcgattcccggtcatgccaactgacgttgtgtccttgggcaaggcacttcaccctacttgcctcgggggaatgtccctgtacttactgtaagtcgctctggataagagcgtctgctaaatgactaaatgtaaatgtatttgtggaCAATGTCAATCATAACCTCCCTCCAAACTCAgtcgttctgtgtgtgtctcctttccTCTAATAGGTCACCTCACAGGAAAACATGAACGCCATTTTGCTGTATCAGGGTGTCCACTATATCACAACCTCTCTGCCGATGAGTGCAAGGTGAGCACACAGAAGCATAGAGGTCTAAGTGCATTTGATCAATGTAGGAGATGATGACAATGATTCAGAATGTTTTGTGTTGTGCTGCATCCGTAGGTAAAAGCCACCAGTCGTGAGAAACAGGAAGAAGAGGTGAAGGCTCCAGATGAAGGCAACAACAGACATGCTACCCGTCACCAGGTACATTGCACCCTCTGTGTCAAATTCATAAAGTTACGGGTCAACAGTAACACAACAGTTAGTGTTTCTTAATTGTGAGCTTGAGTGATCAGCTATTTGAGTGTCTTGCATTAATTCGCTGTTTCCTCCTCCTAACCCAGACCCCCACATCGAGACAGACTCGATACAAGGAGCAGGTGACAGAACTGAGGAAAGGGAGGAACTCAGGACTGCAGAAGGAACAGAAGGAGAAGCACATGGTGAGTCAGGACTGGGCCCCTGTCAGTCACATCAACACACctgaaaaatgactaaatgatatCGGCTTCAGCTGCTCTCAATGAACATGATGAATAATCACAATCAGTATCCAGCCACCAGAGCTTCATGCAGTCTCTGTCCCGGTAtcacctgggtgtgtgtgtctgtgtgtgtgtcgtcgaCAGGAGCATCGTCAGAGCTACGGCAATACCAGAGAGCCCCTGCTGGAGAACATCACCAGCGACTATGACCTGGAGCTCTTCAGGAAAGCTCAGGCGCGAGCTTCAGAGGATATGGTTAGAGAGAGATCCCTTAACGcatctcccctggcctcctcctcctcctcctcctctacactgAATGTAGATCCCAAATATATGGATGTTCTGGATGAGATCGTGTTGATGATTTGTCACATATTACTACCACCCCACCATCTTTCGTTTTCCTTGTTTTGTGACCGTGCCCATCTTGTGTCTGTCCAGGAGAAGCTGCGTATCCAGGGCCAGATCACAGAGGGCAGCAACATGATCAAGACCATCCTGTTTGGCCGCTACGAGCTGGACACCTGGTACCACTCTCCCTACCCCGAGGAGTACGCCCGCCTGGGCCGCCTCTACGTCTGCGAGTTCTGCCTTAAGTACATGAAGAGCCAGACCATCCTCAGGCGACACATGGTGACAAAGCATTGCCCATATTTGGTCGTTTCCTGATTTTACACCTTCCAATGCCATGGGAGAAATATATAGGAATTGAAGGTGAtggttagttgtgtgtgtgtgtgtgtgtgtgtgtgtgttttcaccagGCCAAGTGTGTGTGGAAGCACCCCCCTGGAGATGAAGTGTACAGGAAGGGAGCCATATCTGTGTTTGAAGTCGACGGCAAGAAGAACAAGATCTACTGCCAGAACCTGTGTCTGCTGGCCAAGCTGTTCCTGGACCACAAGACGCTGTACTACGACGTGGAGCCCTTCCTGTTCTACGTCATGACCGAGGCAGACAACACAGGCTGCCACCTCGTGGGGTACTTCTCCAAGGTAGCAACACACGAAAGGGATTCTCCCCTGCAGAATGCTAGATTGACGGGGTCTTTTTGACTCGAGCTATGGAAACATGTTTGTTGTTATTGCTTACTATAAAAACAAACGACAACGAAAGAAAGCGACGTCGTTATCAGTGTCGGCCATTTTGTGTCTACAGGAAAAGAATTCCTTCCTCAACTACAACGTGTCCTGCATCCTTACCATGCCTCAGTACATGAGGCAGGGCTACGGGAAGATGCTGATCGACTTCAGTACGTAGAACCATGCCGCTGCCCCCTCGTTAATGCTAAGGTTTGAGTTGAAAGGGGGAGAcggtaaattacatttacatttacatttacatttagtcatttagcagacgctcttatccagagcgacttacagtaagtacagggacattccccctgaggcaagtagggtgaagtgccttgcccaaggacacaacgtcattttgcacagccggggaatcgaaccggtaaccttcagattactagcccgactccctcaccgctcagccacctgactcccggacTCCTGGTAAATGTGTGGACAGCGACAGATCTTGAAGTgtggattccccccccccctgtaggcTACCTGCTgtccaaggtggaggagaaggtgggctCTCCTGAGAGGCCGCTATCAGACCTGGGCCTCATCAGCTACCGCAGCTACTGGAAGGAGGTGCTGCTCCGCTACATGTACAACTTCCAGGGCAAGGAGATCTCAATCAAAGGTACCTGAGGCCTTTTAATCACAGGGGATACTCAAGTGTAAGGAATTACACTTGTTGGAATTACACTTGTTGGAAACGCCTAGATGGAGATCAAAGACGAGAACACCTTGTAAAGCTTTCAAACGATTAGCGTCAGGTTAAATTTGAACAGCGAGGAATAGAGAAGCAGTTGGCTTTATTTGgtttactgagtgtgtgtgtgtgtgtgtgcagagatcaGCCAGGAGACCGCAGTAAACCCCGTGGATATCGTCAGCACTCTGCAGTCCCTGCAGATGCTCAAGTACTGGAAGGGGAAACACCTGGTCCTGAAGAGACAGGTAAGACCTGAGCAAGGTTTTCTATTTGGGACAAGGAGTTCAACAGATCTAAGTCagcaaacatatatatatgtgtgtccaaactttttactggtactgtgtatatatatgagaTTTGGGCCACGTTCGTCAGTGTGAACGTGGCACAAATCTCATATCTCATACAAGTAGCAGAGGTGTATGGAGTGTTAAACAACCCTAGACCCTGCTTTGATGAACTGTCCATTGAAATTCCCCCATCACACTGTTCATCAGACAGCTCATAAGTTCAGTGTCCTGACGTATTCTCACAGGACCTGATCGATGAGTGGAAGAGCAAGGAGACTAAGcaaggcaacaacaacaaaacaatcgACCCCAGTTCGTTAAAATGGACCCCACCCAAAGGGAGTTAGGAGGCATCAGCTGTGGGGCTGCTGAATAAACTCTACCACACCTGCCAGAAGTAGCCTATACGTACCAACTATCAACACCACAGTGTTCTTCAACCCGTCTCCACCCTCCCTGATTGCCCAAAGGATCATTCCCCTATTGCTTTACATTTTGactgttatttaaaaacaaaattgcacaatgtgaaaacaatttaaaaCTTTTCTTAACTGAAATATCTCAACACAGCAAAATGTAATTGGTTAATTTTCGTTCAACAAGATCTATGTAGGTTAAGCTTTGAATGTCTTTTCATTTGTGAGAACTCGAGTATTGGGTTTTCCAATCTTGGGGATCAAATGAATGTCTCGCTTTGCCCATAAAAATACATACATCTTACTTCCcgcagcattttcttttatttcATTCAACAGAAGTGCAGTTTGCAGATGCTAATGAATTATTTGGATGGATACAGTAATCATTGGCATGAACTTTGATACCTAAACATAGTGTTTTCTTACAAGTATCAGACTGCTGTTATGTTTTGTATTGTAGTTATTTGGAGTTGACGTATTTGTATAGATCATGTAAACATTTAATGATTTTAGTAGCTTTAGTAATATTGGAGTTTGTCCCATTCCTCTTGCGAATCTGCCAAATGAAGAAATAAAGATGAATACCAGCATATTGTTTGGTCTGATTTTGCATTCAGTTAATTGGCAGTGATTTTACAAGAcattgcagtaaaaaaaaaaaagtggaaaGGAAGGCTCTCAGGTTATTGTTGTGACTGAGTTATGGAAAATGTACCTTGTTGCTTGTGTGAATCCTCTGAAACATAATTTATTGTGCTTGTTTCAGCTGGAGTTATTGTTGTGAGTGAATCTGCATACACAAAAAGCATTTTGTCACTACACTTGACAGGGATTGTTCAAACCTGTGTGTAGTTTTAACTTTTGCAAACGATAGCTGTGCtgttttatttttcacaaaTAAAGATGCCTTGAGATGTATTTGAATAGTCTGGATTTAATTCTTACCTTTACCTAGAGCTCTTCTGCCCATTAATCCAACAAACATGTCTCCTTTATTTCCTGTTAATGACACAAATTAAATGTTGTCATAAGCATCAAACAGGCTTTTCATGTTAAGTAAATTACAGCTGTTGTCTTAATTTTGCACTCACGTCGTCTGTACACTTTAATAGGCTGCTTCATATctgccccccccaaaaaaaaaaatatgagtAAATGCAGCAATGACAATACACATACAATGCATTTAATTGTTTCCATAGGTCATTTTTGTATTCATTAGtatcttgtgtgtgtacatcacaGAAGGTCTTTAAAAGAGAGCTCTACAGTTTATATTGAGACAACAGAGAATGTCCCAGTGCCTACCTGATCGTTTGCCCATGAGTCCATAGAACTGGCGAGATTTAGATCTCTTTATGAGATTGGCCACTTGGCTGGCCAATCTCTCCTCCAGCGGTTCATCCTAGAGAAAAGCACATACATTCACTCATCTGGCTCCTATTTATGGCAATATTGATATGAACAAAATACTACCAAATGCTTTTTCAGTCTGTTTTCTACTAGCCACCTACCTGCCAGTTTTTGGATATCCAGTGTTCCTTATCAACACTAAAAGACAATCCTTCATAAGTATACACCATGGCAAAAAGTGTAAGCACTACAAGCTGTAATTTCCAAATCTCCATTTATGTTTAAGAGCGATTGCAAAAGAGAAAATAATATTGAAACAATCCTCTAGGAATTTAGAgagaatttgtttttgtatgttctGTCAAGCTCTCAGATCTTCTGTCTCAGCAGTGTTTGGGAGGTTATTATACCAAGTGCTCTACCTCCAAtccacaggctcctcccccatgGTCACAGTCAAAAGGATGACGCACTTTCACATGGTGAGAAATACTGTTAAAAACTTTTCATTCAATAACCCTGTGAAGAGAAATCTATTTGTACAGTGAATGATCACACACATATAAAGTGCAGAACGTAAGCAGGAAGGATTCTGAGGCCATCATTTTTATTTTCGTCCATTTGTGTTGTCTTTTATTTTTGCCCTTAATACACTTTTTGTGAACAAGGGACATTTTGGTGACCTTTATGAACCTCAGAATTAACAGAAGCATGCCAGAAGCTTCCAGGAAGTCAGACAGTATATACATGTTTGCATGGCAATATTTGCTTTAGAGATTGCCTCTTTCATGTTTATCAAACATTTGACCAGAAAAACTAAACAGACTAAATTACATTTGTGTTCCCTCATTTGTGACCTTCTGATGTTTTCTCTTTGATACAACCATGAGATGCCAGACGGATGACAAGAGCAGACACATAGCTCTTTGAACATTGTCTAGCAAATACTGCCTACTGTTCTgcattctctcctcttcctgttagCCTATTGACTTGTGAGACATACTTCACAATAGTAACTTAGTGGCAAGAGAACCCAATAATGACCTGTTTATAAGGTCAAACCGTAGAGGAAATAAATAATGGACATTTTTATATGtacatgtgtatatatacatgacATGACACTAAGTCATATTCATATATAAGAAAAAACATAAGACATTTTGAGCTGTTGAATGTATCAATGCTTTTCtgggatgaatgaatgaattaactGTAGGCTTTGTTTAAATATTTCCCTAACAGTTTGATTGAACATGAACCTGAAGCTTCACTAGCATCAATGTTTCCCATTGCACCAGCATGTATGTTGATCGATAGGGGTGAATACAGAGCATTGACCGAAGCTCACGATGGTCAAAGTGTCTTAAGCTTAGATTAAAGTGCACAGAAAGCTTTGAAGAACCTTTTTGTATGGATTAACCTAAGGCCTGAGCACTATTTCCAAGtgtgactctctctttctgtgcttgAAATCTATGGCTATGGTGGATACGTGCTACATACAGCCCCTCATACACTTTATACGAGCCCTGGGTATTATGTGAACATATTTATATCACTAGATCATGTTCAGCTGCAGTTCAGCAGTACTTGTTATCCTTGACTTATTTTTAAGATCTAAAGATATCACCCCCTCCAGAAATGTAATATAATTGTAAGTGAATGAATTTGTCTGTAcaagaaaacacaaacataaaaaATATCTTCACAGTGATATTAATTATGTAGGAAGAGTTTCGTCTGATGTTATTAAGATATATTAAATTCAATGAACGCCATTTCAATGACACAATGACAAAAGGAAAGAGGGACTCCAATCAACTTGTTTTGGCAATCCCCAGGGCAATTACTGTGTTTAAAGGCTCAGTTTTTACTTTAATCATTTAAGATATTATTAAAGGTAGCGAGTGAGATGTTTTTTTATCAAGAACAATAACGGTCATAGAAAGTTTTAGAGTGCCAATTACTCGTCAATTGGGTGTTCTGAGGACACCCACTCCAAACATGGCTGACACGCACATACAATGCTTTGATCCTTACACAGGTGCTTCACAA includes:
- the kat7b gene encoding histone acetyltransferase KAT7 isoform X1 yields the protein MPRRRQQRHVGSGSDGTEDSDSSAEREQTNSSESDGNMPKRTRLTRASLRLSQSSQDTPDLKRSGDHDESPPLTPTGNAPSSESELDISSPNASHDESQSKDPAHRDSDKDLSHRPKRRRCHETYNFNMKCPTPGCNSLGHLTGKHERHFAVSGCPLYHNLSADECKVKATSREKQEEEVKAPDEGNNRHATRHQTPTSRQTRYKEQVTELRKGRNSGLQKEQKEKHMEHRQSYGNTREPLLENITSDYDLELFRKAQARASEDMVRERSLNASPLASSSSSSSTLNEKLRIQGQITEGSNMIKTILFGRYELDTWYHSPYPEEYARLGRLYVCEFCLKYMKSQTILRRHMAKCVWKHPPGDEVYRKGAISVFEVDGKKNKIYCQNLCLLAKLFLDHKTLYYDVEPFLFYVMTEADNTGCHLVGYFSKEKNSFLNYNVSCILTMPQYMRQGYGKMLIDFSYLLSKVEEKVGSPERPLSDLGLISYRSYWKEVLLRYMYNFQGKEISIKEISQETAVNPVDIVSTLQSLQMLKYWKGKHLVLKRQDLIDEWKSKETKQGNNNKTIDPSSLKWTPPKGS
- the si:ch211-131k2.2 gene encoding protachykinin-1, with the protein product MEIWKLQLVVLTLFAMVYTYEGLSFSVDKEHWISKNWQDEPLEERLASQVANLIKRSKSRQFYGLMGKRSDMKQPIKVYRRRNKGDMFVGLMGRRALGKDSLTTITPAETSTINYVSEDSHKQQDSQEEWDKLQYY
- the kat7b gene encoding histone acetyltransferase KAT7 isoform X2, with the translated sequence MPRRRQQRHVGSGSDGTEDSDSSAEREQTNSSESDGNMPKRTRLTRASLRLSQSSQDTPDLKRSGDHDESPPLTPTGNAPSSESELDISSPNASHDESQSKDPAHRDSDKDLSHRPKRRRCHETYNFNMKCPTPGCNSLGHLTGKHERHFAVSGCPLYHNLSADECKVKATSREKQEEEVKAPDEGNNRHATRHQTPTSRQTRYKEQVTELRKGRNSGLQKEQKEKHMEHRQSYGNTREPLLENITSDYDLELFRKAQARASEDMEKLRIQGQITEGSNMIKTILFGRYELDTWYHSPYPEEYARLGRLYVCEFCLKYMKSQTILRRHMAKCVWKHPPGDEVYRKGAISVFEVDGKKNKIYCQNLCLLAKLFLDHKTLYYDVEPFLFYVMTEADNTGCHLVGYFSKEKNSFLNYNVSCILTMPQYMRQGYGKMLIDFSYLLSKVEEKVGSPERPLSDLGLISYRSYWKEVLLRYMYNFQGKEISIKEISQETAVNPVDIVSTLQSLQMLKYWKGKHLVLKRQDLIDEWKSKETKQGNNNKTIDPSSLKWTPPKGS
- the kat7b gene encoding histone acetyltransferase KAT7 isoform X3 gives rise to the protein MPRRRQRHVGSGSDGTEDSDSSAEREQTNSSESDGNMPKRTRLTRASLRLSQSSQDTPDLKRSGDHDESPPLTPTGNAPSSESELDISSPNASHDESQSKDPAHRDSDKDLSHRPKRRRCHETYNFNMKCPTPGCNSLGHLTGKHERHFAVSGCPLYHNLSADECKVKATSREKQEEEVKAPDEGNNRHATRHQTPTSRQTRYKEQVTELRKGRNSGLQKEQKEKHMEHRQSYGNTREPLLENITSDYDLELFRKAQARASEDMEKLRIQGQITEGSNMIKTILFGRYELDTWYHSPYPEEYARLGRLYVCEFCLKYMKSQTILRRHMAKCVWKHPPGDEVYRKGAISVFEVDGKKNKIYCQNLCLLAKLFLDHKTLYYDVEPFLFYVMTEADNTGCHLVGYFSKEKNSFLNYNVSCILTMPQYMRQGYGKMLIDFSYLLSKVEEKVGSPERPLSDLGLISYRSYWKEVLLRYMYNFQGKEISIKEISQETAVNPVDIVSTLQSLQMLKYWKGKHLVLKRQDLIDEWKSKETKQGNNNKTIDPSSLKWTPPKGS